One Anolis carolinensis isolate JA03-04 chromosome 5, rAnoCar3.1.pri, whole genome shotgun sequence DNA segment encodes these proteins:
- the coq2 gene encoding 4-hydroxybenzoate polyprenyltransferase, mitochondrial, translated as MAALRCLSRLRRPLRAQGGSLRFSPATLWILSDPNIGHGPFCPSKSRARPTGTLSAAALVRAAPGPIQPYLRLMRLDKPIGTWLLYLPCTWSIALAAEPGCLPAWDMLLLFGTGAVLMRGAGCTINDMWDRDYDKKVERTASRPLAAGEISSFHSLVFLGGQLSLALCVLLCLNYYSIALGAASLSLVVTYPLMKRVTYWPQLFLGLTFNWGALLGWSAIQGSCNWSVCLPLYFSGILWTLTYDTIYAHQDRRDDLAIGVKSTALRFRENTKQWLSGFSTMMLLGLTVTGMNCDQTFPYYAAVTAVGFHLARQIYTLDIHSPEDCWKKFSSNRTVGLLLFIGIVFGNLQKTKNTEDVKKPLASSSKKMNTDAQEK; from the exons ATGGCGGCTCTTCGTTGCTTGTCCCGGCTGAGAAGGCCGCTTCGTGCCCAAGGAGGCTCGCTTCGCTTCTCGCCAGCCACGCTCTGGATTTTATCCGACCCCAATATAGGCCACGGCCCTTTTTGTCCTTCTAAATCAAGAGCGCGTCCCACCGGGACTCTTTCGGCGGCGGCTTTGGTCCGAGCGGCTCCCGGTCCCATCCAGCCCTATCTGCGCCTCATGAGGCTGGACAAGCCCATTG GGACATGGCTGCTATACCTTCCTTGCACTTGGAGTATAGCCCTGGCAGCAGAACCAGGCTGTTTACCCGCCTGGGACATGCTACTCCTGTTTGGCACTGGTGCAGTACTGATGCGTGGAGCTGGCTGTACAATTAACGACATGTGGGATCGGGACTATGACAAAAAG GTTGAGAGAACTGCAAGTCGGCCACTAGCAGCTGGAGAGATTTCAAGTTTTCATTCCCTGGTTTTTCTTGGGGGACAGCTTAGTCTGGCCTTATGTGTCCTGTTATGTTTGAATTATTATAG TATTGCTTTAGGAGCCGCCTCCTTATCTCTTGTGGTGACTTACCCCCTTATGAAGAGAGTAACATATTGGCCACAGTTGTTCTTGG GCCTCACCTTCAACTGGGGAGCCTTACTTGGCTGGTCTGCTATTCAAGGCTCTTGCAACTGGTCTGTTTGTTTGCCACTCTATTTCTCAGGGATTTTGTGGACATTGACGTATGACACTATTTATGCTCACCAG GACCGAAGGGATGATCTTGCCATAGGGGTAAAATCCACAGCGCTCCGGTTCAGGGAAAACACCAAGCAGTGGCTCAGCGGCTTCAGCACCATGATGCTTTTGGGACTGACTGTGACAGGAATGAATTGTGACCAGACTTTCCCATACTATGCAGCTGTGACTGCTGTTGGGTTCCACTTGGCTCGGCAG ATATACACGTTAGACATTCACAGTCCTGAAGATTGCTGGAAAAAGTTCTCTTCTAACCGTACAGTCGGACTCTTACTGTTTATAGGAATTGTATTTGGAAACTTACAGAAAACGAAAAAcacagaagatgtgaagaaaCCCTTAGCGAGCAGTTCAAAAAAAATGAATACTGATGCACAGGAAAAATAA